The Thiothrix subterranea genome has a segment encoding these proteins:
- a CDS encoding HNH endonuclease, which yields MSRKGKTQKPSYTIGSRIALGLLGSLVGEPPKRTKKSSDDTQSLIVVGVVLGVIFLIIQTINFLEETYNKNPVVIIIACGFIGILLTWWLNQRNKQKELDKINHENYLKKLNQVAISDERADYIIKKEDYKRGNKIENEYRKKYSLQLLNLFNNKCAKCGSIDNGFDLDHFILSKNEGGNFILINKDGYRVNNAIPLCQTCNRSKGDRSYKDFFSEEEILSIFEKNKEMTLVLNDQQNLINS from the coding sequence ATGAGCAGAAAAGGCAAAACTCAAAAACCATCCTATACAATAGGTTCAAGGATTGCGTTAGGACTTTTAGGAAGTCTAGTTGGAGAGCCTCCCAAAAGAACCAAAAAATCTTCAGATGACACGCAGTCATTGATTGTTGTTGGCGTCGTTCTTGGTGTTATATTTCTTATTATTCAAACAATAAATTTCCTAGAGGAGACATATAACAAGAACCCTGTGGTCATTATTATAGCGTGTGGTTTTATTGGTATCTTATTGACATGGTGGTTAAACCAAAGAAACAAACAAAAAGAATTAGATAAAATTAATCACGAGAATTATCTTAAAAAGCTTAACCAAGTTGCTATTAGTGATGAAAGAGCCGATTACATAATTAAGAAAGAAGATTATAAGCGTGGAAACAAAATAGAAAACGAATATCGCAAAAAGTATTCATTGCAATTGCTAAATTTATTTAATAATAAATGCGCCAAGTGTGGAAGTATAGATAATGGATTTGATTTAGATCACTTTATCTTAAGTAAGAATGAAGGCGGTAATTTTATATTGATTAACAAGGATGGCTATCGGGTAAATAATGCAATTCCACTTTGCCAGACTTGTAATAGGTCTAAAGGCGATAGATCATACAAAGATTTTTTTAGTGAAGAAGAGATTCTTTCGATATTTGAAAAAAACAAAGAAATGACTCTTGTTCTAAATGATCAACAAAATTTAATAAATAGCTAA
- the cobD gene encoding threonine-phosphate decarboxylase CobD — protein sequence MFSSHNHGGQLRRFSQTFGIPLADWLDVSTGISPWAYPLPPVPTACWQRLPESDDGLASVAAEYYGSPYLLPVNGSQEAIKLLPQCFPSNRRVGIISPAYHSHQHAWAAQGHTVQALNPAQVERALPALDVLVVVNPTNPTAQHYSSETLRHWQQTLAQHGGCLVVDEAFMDVTPTQSLIIPEPQSGLVVLRSVGKFFGLAGVRLGFVWAEIPLLQAIAALQGDWSVSHPARWAGQQALADRAWQQQQRCRLVLAGERLHTSLQRYYGDAVQSTPLFGYLPSPHAAEIHQALAAQGILTRLFTEPAALRFGLPATEQDWLRLEQGIQSCQP from the coding sequence GTGTTTTCTTCGCATAATCACGGTGGGCAATTAAGGCGTTTCAGCCAAACATTCGGTATTCCTTTGGCGGATTGGCTGGATGTGTCCACTGGCATTAGCCCGTGGGCTTATCCTTTGCCGCCTGTTCCGACTGCGTGCTGGCAACGCTTGCCGGAAAGCGATGATGGGTTGGCAAGCGTTGCCGCTGAGTATTACGGTAGCCCTTATCTGTTACCCGTCAACGGTTCTCAAGAGGCGATCAAACTATTACCGCAATGCTTTCCCTCCAACCGCCGCGTCGGGATTATCAGCCCTGCCTACCACAGCCATCAACACGCATGGGCGGCACAAGGTCACACCGTGCAGGCGTTAAACCCAGCGCAAGTGGAACGGGCATTGCCCGCGCTGGATGTGCTGGTGGTGGTCAACCCGACCAATCCGACCGCGCAGCATTATTCATCGGAAACCTTACGCCACTGGCAGCAAACCTTGGCGCAACACGGCGGCTGTCTGGTGGTGGATGAGGCGTTTATGGATGTTACCCCCACGCAAAGCCTGATTATCCCTGAGCCGCAATCAGGGTTGGTGGTGTTGCGTTCGGTGGGTAAATTTTTCGGCTTGGCAGGCGTGCGTTTAGGTTTTGTCTGGGCAGAAATCCCGCTGTTGCAAGCCATCGCTGCTTTGCAGGGCGATTGGTCGGTGAGCCATCCGGCACGCTGGGCAGGGCAACAAGCATTGGCGGATCGGGCTTGGCAGCAGCAACAACGTTGCCGTTTGGTGCTGGCGGGCGAGCGTTTGCACACCTCATTGCAACGCTATTACGGTGACGCGGTGCAAAGCACGCCGTTGTTTGGCTATCTGCCTTCGCCCCACGCCGCAGAAATCCATCAAGCCTTGGCAGCGCAAGGAATTCTCACCCGTTTATTCACCGAGCCTGCGGCGTTACGCTTCGGCTTGCCTGCTACGGAACAAGACTGGTTACGTCTGGAACAAGGAATTCAATCATGCCAACCTTGA
- a CDS encoding type II toxin-antitoxin system Phd/YefM family antitoxin, with amino-acid sequence MQTWAVQDAKARFSEFLDACLAQGPQVVTRRGAEAAVLVPVDVWRRLQAAAKPSLKDLLLSDQGRGDLVLPERGQARRRRVQEVL; translated from the coding sequence ATGCAAACGTGGGCTGTTCAAGATGCTAAGGCTCGGTTTAGTGAGTTTTTGGATGCGTGTCTCGCACAAGGGCCGCAAGTCGTTACACGGCGTGGTGCTGAAGCTGCGGTGCTTGTCCCAGTTGATGTGTGGCGCAGACTCCAAGCGGCGGCAAAACCATCATTGAAAGATTTATTGTTGTCTGATCAGGGGCGGGGTGATCTGGTGTTGCCGGAACGGGGGCAGGCGCGGAGAAGACGTGTGCAAGAGGTTCTGTAA
- a CDS encoding type II toxin-antitoxin system VapC family toxin produces the protein MYLLDTNVVSELRRQKPHGAVVAWLQSVDDKDLYLSSVTLAEIQAGIEITRDQNAQRAIELEEWLDAVATTYNILTLDGAAFRTWAKLMHKKSDTLYEDAMIAAIAKVNKLVLVTRNVTDFESFYVPLLNPFEYKI, from the coding sequence ATGTATTTATTGGATACCAATGTTGTCTCTGAATTACGGCGGCAGAAACCGCATGGGGCAGTTGTTGCATGGCTTCAGTCGGTCGATGATAAAGATTTATACCTCTCGTCGGTGACATTAGCCGAAATTCAAGCGGGTATAGAAATCACACGGGATCAGAATGCCCAACGTGCTATTGAATTGGAAGAATGGCTGGATGCCGTCGCGACCACCTATAATATCTTAACGTTGGATGGAGCGGCTTTTCGTACTTGGGCAAAGCTGATGCATAAAAAATCTGACACCTTGTATGAGGATGCAATGATTGCAGCTATTGCCAAAGTCAATAAGCTGGTGCTGGTTACTAGGAATGTCACTGATTTTGAATCTTTTTATGTGCCGTTATTGAATCCATTTGAGTACAAAATTTAA
- a CDS encoding ATP-binding protein gives MIQRHILPILLARAAQWPVVTVTGPRQSGKTTLCREAFPNKPYTNLERPDTRDFARTDPRGFLSQFPDGAVIDEIQRVPDLLSWIQVLVDEKNTAGQFILTGSHQFELSRHISQSLAGRTALLKLLPLSIAELLPIVEKPTLDSFLYQGGYPRIHAQQLDPAVALGDYFETYVQRDLRELVQLRNLHLFEKFVRLVAGRVGQLVNMQSLAADVGVSGNTVQEWLTLLEASYIVFRLPPWFSNGSKRLIKSPKLYFYDVGLAAWLIGITQPAYLPTHPLRGNLFENLVVLEVLKTLHNAGAKPNLSFYRDANHNEADLLLETGDKLQLLEIKSAQTVASDAMQAATRVKTALGERIAGMTLVYGGAEAQRRSAFTVLPYTQVQAWLVQSLVLEKPPLGCHS, from the coding sequence ATGATTCAACGCCACATACTTCCCATTTTATTGGCGCGTGCTGCCCAATGGCCCGTCGTGACGGTCACGGGGCCACGGCAATCCGGCAAAACCACGTTGTGTCGGGAAGCCTTTCCCAACAAGCCTTACACCAATCTGGAACGCCCCGATACCCGCGATTTTGCCCGCACTGATCCACGCGGTTTCCTGAGCCAATTCCCCGATGGGGCGGTGATTGATGAAATTCAGCGCGTCCCCGACTTGCTGTCATGGATTCAAGTATTGGTGGATGAAAAGAATACAGCAGGGCAATTCATCCTCACAGGCAGCCACCAGTTTGAACTCAGCCGCCACATCTCGCAGTCATTAGCGGGGCGTACTGCCTTGCTGAAATTGTTGCCGCTGTCGATTGCCGAATTGTTACCAATTGTGGAAAAACCAACACTGGATAGTTTTTTGTACCAAGGCGGTTATCCGCGCATTCATGCCCAACAACTAGACCCTGCTGTGGCGTTGGGTGATTACTTTGAAACCTATGTGCAGCGCGATTTGCGTGAATTGGTGCAGTTACGCAACCTCCATCTGTTTGAAAAATTTGTGCGCCTAGTCGCGGGGCGCGTCGGGCAATTGGTGAATATGCAAAGCCTCGCAGCGGATGTCGGCGTATCAGGTAACACCGTGCAAGAATGGCTCACCTTATTGGAAGCTTCCTACATCGTGTTTCGCCTGCCGCCGTGGTTTAGCAATGGCAGCAAACGCCTGATCAAATCGCCCAAGCTCTATTTTTACGATGTGGGGCTTGCCGCCTGGCTAATCGGGATTACCCAGCCAGCGTATTTGCCGACACACCCGCTGCGGGGCAACTTGTTTGAAAACCTCGTGGTGCTGGAAGTGCTAAAAACGTTGCATAACGCAGGTGCAAAACCCAACCTGTCTTTCTACCGCGATGCCAACCACAACGAAGCCGATTTGCTGCTGGAAACCGGCGATAAATTGCAACTGCTCGAAATCAAGTCCGCGCAAACGGTTGCCAGTGACGCCATGCAAGCCGCGACACGGGTAAAAACTGCCTTGGGTGAACGAATTGCAGGTATGACATTGGTGTACGGCGGGGCGGAAGCGCAACGGCGCAGTGCGTTTACGGTATTGCCGTATACGCAGGTGCAGGCGTGGCTGGTACAATCGCTCGTATTGGAAAAACCACCCCTAGGATGCCATTCATGA
- a CDS encoding NUDIX domain-containing protein, with translation MKFDILSQQNLYQGFFRVDAYEFRHELFAGGWSGTVRREIFERRNAVAVLLHDPVADTLLVIEQFRPGAALRDAQGAWMVEIVAGIVEDGESNADVARREAQEEAGCTIDTLEHIIDFYPSAGGSTEIVSLYYAPVDLSAVPIGIHGLPHEHEDIRVSVIPRHTALAWLKAGKIQASLAIIALQWLALEKPPR, from the coding sequence ATGAAATTCGACATCCTCTCCCAACAAAATCTGTACCAAGGCTTTTTCCGCGTGGATGCCTACGAATTCCGCCACGAGCTGTTTGCAGGCGGTTGGTCGGGGACAGTCAGGCGGGAAATTTTCGAGCGCCGCAATGCCGTTGCCGTGCTGTTGCACGATCCCGTCGCTGATACGCTATTGGTGATCGAGCAATTCCGCCCCGGTGCTGCCTTGCGGGATGCGCAAGGCGCGTGGATGGTCGAAATCGTCGCAGGCATCGTCGAAGACGGTGAAAGCAATGCAGACGTGGCACGCCGCGAAGCCCAAGAAGAAGCCGGTTGCACCATCGACACGCTGGAACACATCATCGACTTTTACCCCAGCGCAGGCGGCTCCACCGAAATCGTCAGCCTGTATTACGCCCCCGTCGATTTATCCGCCGTACCCATCGGCATCCACGGCTTGCCACACGAACACGAAGACATTCGCGTATCGGTCATCCCGCGCCACACCGCGCTGGCATGGCTCAAAGCCGGTAAAATCCAAGCATCTCTAGCCATTATTGCCCTGCAATGGCTCGCATTGGAAAAACCACCCCGTTAA
- the cobU gene encoding bifunctional adenosylcobinamide kinase/adenosylcobinamide-phosphate guanylyltransferase, translated as MQALILGGARSGKSHYAETLAQQSGHEVIYIATAQAHDAEMQERITHHRATRPAHWLTVEEPLTLAATLQHHAASHRLLLVDCLTLWLTNLLCLEDEQRLQTETTALLQTLPRLPGHTLLVSNEVGLGVVPLGELTRRYVDSAGRLHQQLAAQLETVVFMVAGLPQVLKGHFNGLAE; from the coding sequence ATGCAAGCTTTGATTCTCGGCGGTGCACGTTCCGGTAAAAGCCATTATGCCGAAACGTTAGCGCAACAGTCCGGTCACGAGGTTATTTATATCGCGACTGCGCAAGCGCATGACGCTGAAATGCAAGAACGCATTACCCATCACCGTGCTACTCGCCCTGCACATTGGCTGACAGTAGAAGAGCCACTAACACTTGCCGCCACCCTGCAACATCATGCTGCTTCACACCGCCTGTTGCTGGTGGATTGCCTAACACTGTGGTTGACCAATTTGCTGTGTTTGGAAGACGAGCAACGTTTGCAAACAGAAACCACCGCATTGTTACAGACACTTCCGCGTTTGCCAGGGCATACCCTGTTGGTCAGTAACGAGGTGGGGTTGGGCGTCGTGCCATTGGGCGAATTGACGCGCCGTTACGTTGACAGCGCAGGGCGCTTGCATCAGCAATTAGCCGCACAACTGGAAACGGTGGTGTTCATGGTGGCAGGTTTGCCACAGGTATTAAAAGGACATTTCAATGGATTGGCTGAATGA
- the cobS gene encoding adenosylcobinamide-GDP ribazoletransferase → MHNIPRYFFLALSFLTRIPVPDLGKLEAVDFGRAALFYPLVGLLIGALLCLPLVLFPHAPAVLLAAIVTVLWAAITGGLHLDGLADSADAWLGGFGDVEKTHRILKDPLIGAAGAIALVGLLLLKFAALVVILENGVWWVVLLAPVLGRALVLLLFLTTPYVRAGGLASAVTAHLPRTVAWWLTLATLLLVALVSLHGLGAVLLGFWLLRRMMVQRLRGCTGDTAGATLESGEMLWLLGVALGLPA, encoded by the coding sequence ATGCATAATATACCCCGCTATTTTTTCCTTGCGCTGTCATTTCTGACCCGTATTCCAGTGCCGGATTTGGGGAAGCTGGAAGCAGTGGATTTTGGGCGGGCAGCTTTGTTTTATCCATTGGTGGGCTTGCTGATTGGTGCTTTGTTGTGCCTCCCGCTGGTATTGTTTCCACACGCACCGGCGGTATTGCTGGCAGCAATAGTGACCGTGTTATGGGCGGCTATTACTGGTGGGCTGCATCTGGATGGGCTGGCAGACAGTGCCGATGCGTGGCTTGGCGGTTTCGGCGATGTGGAAAAGACGCACCGCATTCTCAAAGACCCGTTGATCGGTGCGGCGGGTGCAATCGCGCTGGTCGGATTGTTATTGCTGAAATTCGCCGCGCTGGTGGTGATCCTTGAAAACGGTGTGTGGTGGGTGGTCTTGCTGGCTCCGGTATTGGGGCGGGCGCTGGTATTGTTACTGTTTCTGACGACACCTTACGTGCGGGCGGGCGGCTTAGCCAGTGCAGTCACCGCGCATTTGCCGCGTACCGTAGCATGGTGGCTCACACTGGCAACGTTGCTGCTGGTGGCACTGGTTTCCTTGCACGGTTTGGGGGCAGTACTGCTGGGATTTTGGTTGTTGCGTCGCATGATGGTACAGCGCTTGCGAGGTTGTACCGGTGATACCGCCGGTGCAACACTGGAAAGTGGTGAAATGTTGTGGCTGCTGGGGGTGGCATTGGGCTTGCCAGCGTAA
- a CDS encoding cobyric acid synthase gives MPTLMVQGCTSDAGKSTLVAGLCRVFKRRGLSVVPFKPQNMALNSAVTPDGGEIGRAQALQAQAAGVVPSVHMNPVLLKPNTDTGAQVILQGHSIGNLEALDYHSYKPKAAAAVFDSYARLCAEYTYVMVEGAGSPAEINLREGDIANMGFAERADCPVILIADIDKGGVFAHLVGTLALLSESEQARVKGFVINRFRGDIALLQGGLDWLEAYTGKPVLGVLPYLHGLHLDAEDAVPENAAFPERSRREQFRVVVPRLPHISNHTDFEPLRLHPQVDFQYVGHLESIPAADLLILPGSKNVGFDLAWLRSQGWEAAIQRHLRYGGKVIGICGGLQMLGAAIHDPHGMEGEPRSYAGLGLLELETTLNPEKQLNNRRGTLAPPLQKGASAASSGWARLGEDFLHGYEIHCGISTGKALEAPAVYWDGQPDGAISADGLILATYLHGLFDAPEALQALLEWSGLREADTFDINAVREQQLERLADTLETHLNMPVVMALLQAP, from the coding sequence ATGCCAACCTTGATGGTGCAGGGATGCACCTCGGATGCGGGCAAAAGCACGCTGGTAGCGGGGCTGTGCCGCGTCTTCAAACGGCGCGGCTTATCCGTCGTGCCGTTCAAACCGCAGAACATGGCATTAAACAGCGCAGTCACCCCCGATGGCGGCGAAATCGGGCGGGCGCAAGCCTTGCAAGCGCAGGCGGCGGGCGTTGTTCCTAGCGTTCACATGAATCCCGTGCTGCTCAAGCCGAATACTGACACGGGGGCGCAAGTGATTTTGCAAGGGCATTCCATCGGCAATCTCGAAGCCCTCGATTACCACAGCTACAAACCCAAGGCAGCGGCGGCGGTATTCGATTCCTATGCGCGGCTGTGTGCGGAATACACCTACGTCATGGTGGAAGGTGCGGGTAGTCCGGCGGAAATCAATTTGCGTGAGGGCGATATTGCCAATATGGGGTTTGCGGAACGCGCGGATTGCCCGGTGATTTTGATTGCGGACATCGACAAAGGTGGCGTATTTGCGCATTTGGTGGGGACGTTGGCGTTGCTGTCTGAAAGCGAACAGGCGCGAGTCAAAGGCTTTGTGATCAATCGGTTTCGTGGCGATATTGCGCTGTTGCAGGGCGGGTTGGATTGGTTGGAGGCGTATACCGGCAAGCCAGTGTTGGGGGTGTTGCCGTATTTGCATGGGCTGCATTTGGATGCGGAGGATGCTGTGCCGGAGAATGCGGCGTTCCCTGAGCGGAGTCGAAGGGAACAATTCCGCGTCGTTGTACCGCGCCTTCCGCATATCAGTAACCATACGGATTTTGAGCCGTTGCGGCTGCATCCGCAGGTGGATTTTCAGTATGTGGGACATTTGGAAAGCATTCCGGCGGCGGATTTGCTGATTTTGCCCGGTAGCAAAAATGTTGGGTTTGATTTGGCGTGGTTGCGCTCGCAAGGCTGGGAGGCGGCGATCCAGCGGCATTTGCGTTACGGCGGGAAGGTGATCGGGATTTGTGGCGGTTTGCAGATGTTGGGGGCGGCGATTCACGATCCGCATGGGATGGAGGGGGAACCGCGTAGTTATGCGGGGCTGGGTTTACTTGAGTTGGAAACGACCCTGAACCCCGAAAAACAACTCAATAACCGCAGAGGCACGCTTGCCCCTCCTTTGCAAAAGGGCGCAAGCGCCGCGAGTAGCGGCTGGGCGAGGTTGGGGGAGGATTTTCTTCACGGCTATGAAATCCACTGCGGCATTAGCACAGGTAAAGCGTTGGAAGCGCCAGCGGTATATTGGGATGGACAACCGGATGGCGCAATTTCTGCCGATGGGCTGATATTAGCGACGTATTTGCACGGGCTATTTGACGCGCCGGAAGCATTGCAAGCATTGTTGGAATGGTCAGGTTTACGCGAGGCAGACACATTCGACATCAATGCGGTGCGCGAACAACAACTCGAACGGCTGGCGGATACACTGGAAACACACTTGAATATGCCGGTTGTGATGGCGCTGCTCCAAGCGCCATAG
- a CDS encoding gamma carbonic anhydrase family protein: protein MTVKAFENHTPTLHPTAYVDPMAYVSGQTTLGEGSSVWPMAVVRGDINHIRIGNLTNVQDGAVLHVTHGGPYSSPDGRPLLIGDEVTIGHKAVLHACTIGNRCLVGMSAIVLDGAVVEDEVMIGAGSLVPPGKRLESGYLYVGNPVKQSRALTEKERAYFSYSANYYAKLALRTAASE from the coding sequence ATGACCGTCAAAGCCTTTGAAAACCACACCCCAACGCTGCACCCGACCGCCTACGTCGACCCGATGGCGTATGTCAGCGGGCAAACCACCCTAGGCGAAGGTTCGTCGGTGTGGCCGATGGCGGTAGTGCGCGGCGACATCAACCACATTCGCATTGGCAACTTGACCAATGTGCAAGACGGCGCGGTGCTGCATGTCACGCATGGCGGCCCGTATTCCTCGCCCGACGGTCGCCCGCTGCTGATTGGCGATGAAGTCACAATCGGTCACAAAGCCGTGTTACACGCCTGCACCATCGGCAACCGCTGTTTGGTGGGGATGAGCGCTATCGTGCTGGATGGCGCAGTGGTCGAAGACGAGGTAATGATCGGCGCAGGCAGTCTGGTTCCGCCGGGCAAGCGTTTGGAAAGCGGCTATTTGTACGTCGGCAATCCGGTCAAACAGTCGCGGGCGCTGACCGAAAAAGAGCGGGCGTATTTCAGCTATTCAGCCAATTACTATGCAAAGTTAGCGCTAAGAACGGCTGCTTCGGAGTGA
- the cbiB gene encoding adenosylcobinamide-phosphate synthase CbiB — translation MISALTLVPALLLDRLLGEPPRFHPLVGFGKLADWLESHLNNRTVHYGILAWCLAVLPLSIAVWWLDTLIGGIWLSVLCGWLAIGWQSLRQHAQWVQQALLADDLPQARQKVGWLVSRDTSHLDSPQISRACIESVLENGSDAVFAPLFWLMIGGAPAVVLYRLSNTLDAMWGYRSERFERFGKWAARVDDVLNWIPARLTALTYALCGNFVAAMLAWRTQGSRWYSPNAGVVMAAGAGALQVQLGGDAVYAGQTKARPSLGAGSIPDATAITSAIRLLDRGVYLWAGITLIIGGVSVFFA, via the coding sequence ATGATTTCAGCCCTAACCCTTGTCCCCGCCCTGCTGTTGGATCGGCTGTTAGGCGAACCCCCGCGTTTTCACCCGCTGGTCGGCTTCGGCAAGCTGGCGGATTGGCTGGAATCTCACCTTAATAACCGCACCGTTCACTACGGCATACTGGCGTGGTGTTTGGCAGTGTTGCCTTTAAGCATTGCCGTTTGGTGGCTGGATACGCTCATCGGTGGTATTTGGCTCAGTGTGCTGTGCGGTTGGTTGGCGATTGGCTGGCAAAGCCTGCGCCAACACGCCCAGTGGGTACAACAAGCACTGCTGGCGGATGATTTACCGCAAGCACGGCAAAAAGTCGGTTGGCTGGTTAGCCGCGACACCTCCCACCTCGATAGCCCCCAGATCAGCCGTGCCTGCATCGAATCGGTGCTGGAAAATGGCAGCGATGCTGTGTTTGCCCCCTTATTCTGGCTGATGATCGGCGGTGCGCCAGCAGTCGTGCTGTACCGCCTGAGTAATACGCTGGATGCGATGTGGGGTTATCGCAGTGAACGCTTTGAGCGCTTCGGCAAGTGGGCAGCGCGGGTGGATGATGTGTTGAACTGGATTCCGGCACGATTGACGGCGTTAACGTATGCGCTGTGTGGGAATTTTGTTGCTGCGATGCTGGCGTGGCGTACCCAAGGCAGTCGTTGGTATAGCCCCAATGCCGGAGTGGTGATGGCGGCGGGCGCGGGTGCGTTGCAAGTGCAACTCGGCGGCGATGCGGTATATGCGGGGCAAACCAAAGCCCGCCCGTCACTCGGTGCGGGGTCAATACCGGACGCAACCGCGATTACCAGTGCTATCCGCTTGCTGGATCGGGGTGTGTATCTGTGGGCGGGTATCACCTTGATCATTGGGGGCGTTAGTGTTTTCTTCGCATAA
- the cobT gene encoding nicotinate-nucleotide--dimethylbenzimidazole phosphoribosyltransferase: MDWLNEPCASATEHYREFALQRQQQLTKPSGALGRLETLAVTLAALQGREDPRADRVHISIFAADHGVAEEGVSAFPQAVTGQMVHNFLNGGAAISVLARELGATLEIIDVGVKDPLNHAGLISQRAGAGTANSAQAPAMTHSQLNLALQAGYAAAERAYANKAHLFIGGEMGIGNTTAATALYCALLDVAPSVATGAGTGLDAAGIAHKVNVIQRILDVHRHHLNAPLEALRCVGGFEIAALVGAYWRAAQRGIPIVVDGFISTAAALVAVQQQPNVRQWLLLSHASAEPGHVLATDFLGLQPLLDLQMRLGEGSGAALAVPLLRMACALHNRMATFAEAAVAGEAAARL; encoded by the coding sequence ATGGATTGGCTGAATGAACCCTGCGCGAGTGCGACAGAACATTACCGAGAATTTGCTTTACAACGTCAGCAACAACTCACCAAGCCTAGCGGCGCGTTAGGCAGGTTGGAAACGTTGGCAGTGACATTGGCAGCGCTGCAAGGCCGTGAAGACCCCCGTGCCGATAGGGTTCACATCAGTATTTTTGCCGCCGACCACGGTGTGGCGGAAGAGGGTGTCTCCGCCTTCCCGCAAGCGGTGACTGGGCAAATGGTGCACAATTTTCTCAACGGTGGTGCCGCCATCAGCGTACTGGCACGAGAGCTGGGTGCAACGCTGGAAATCATCGACGTCGGTGTCAAAGACCCGCTAAACCATGCAGGGCTGATCAGTCAACGTGCCGGTGCTGGTACGGCAAACAGTGCGCAAGCCCCCGCGATGACCCACAGCCAGCTCAATCTTGCACTGCAAGCAGGTTACGCCGCTGCCGAACGCGCCTATGCGAATAAAGCACACCTGTTTATTGGTGGTGAAATGGGCATCGGCAATACCACCGCCGCGACCGCGTTGTATTGTGCCTTGCTGGATGTTGCACCAAGCGTTGCCACCGGCGCAGGCACAGGGCTTGATGCTGCCGGTATTGCGCATAAAGTGAATGTTATTCAACGCATTCTTGATGTGCATCGCCATCACCTGAATGCGCCGTTGGAGGCATTGCGTTGCGTCGGTGGGTTTGAAATTGCCGCATTGGTCGGGGCGTATTGGCGGGCGGCTCAACGGGGCATTCCCATTGTGGTGGATGGTTTTATCAGCACCGCCGCCGCATTGGTGGCAGTGCAACAGCAGCCGAATGTGCGGCAATGGTTATTGCTCAGTCATGCGTCTGCCGAACCGGGGCATGTGTTGGCAACCGATTTTCTAGGTTTGCAGCCGTTGTTGGATTTGCAAATGCGGTTGGGAGAGGGCAGTGGCGCGGCGCTGGCTGTGCCGTTGTTGCGCATGGCGTGCGCTTTACATAACCGCATGGCAACGTTTGCTGAAGCAGCGGTGGCGGGTGAAGCGGCAGCGCGATTGTGA
- the bluB gene encoding 5,6-dimethylbenzimidazole synthase, with protein MSEQHQPFFSSEERESLYRIIAARRDMRHFTPNTRIDDATIERLLQAAYQAPSVGLMQPWRFQRIRTIQQREGIAALVMAERAETANALGERGEEFLRLKVEGIRDCAELWVVSVAPDDGTLFGRRTMPQAMALCSVACAIQNLWLATRAENLGMGWVSMFDPLALAEWLSLPAGSQPIAILCIGQVEAFYSAPMLELEGWRQGRTLDDGFFT; from the coding sequence ATGTCTGAACAGCACCAGCCGTTCTTTTCATCGGAAGAGCGTGAGAGCCTTTACCGTATTATCGCCGCGCGGCGTGATATGCGGCATTTCACCCCCAACACACGCATTGATGACGCGACCATCGAGCGGTTACTGCAAGCCGCCTATCAAGCCCCGTCGGTGGGGCTGATGCAGCCGTGGCGTTTCCAACGTATCCGCACTATCCAGCAACGTGAGGGTATTGCGGCGTTGGTGATGGCAGAACGGGCGGAGACGGCGAATGCGTTAGGAGAACGGGGTGAAGAATTCCTACGCCTCAAAGTGGAAGGTATCCGCGATTGTGCTGAACTGTGGGTGGTAAGCGTTGCGCCAGACGACGGTACGTTGTTTGGGCGGCGCACAATGCCGCAAGCAATGGCGTTATGTTCAGTCGCATGTGCCATTCAAAATTTGTGGTTAGCGACTCGTGCTGAAAATTTAGGAATGGGCTGGGTGTCGATGTTTGATCCGCTGGCATTGGCTGAATGGTTGAGCTTACCCGCCGGCAGTCAGCCGATTGCCATTTTGTGTATTGGGCAGGTGGAAGCGTTTTATTCTGCCCCTATGCTGGAATTGGAAGGCTGGCGGCAGGGGCGGACGTTGGATGATGGATTTTTTACATGA